The Kineococcus rhizosphaerae sequence TCCCCTCGGTCACCGTCTGGGGCCCGCCGTGCCCGTTGAAGTCGGTCGCCGTGTACCCCGGGTCGGCGGCGTTGAACTTCACGTCCGGCAGCGCCTTGGCGTACTGGGTCGTCAGCATCGTCACGGCCGACTTCGACGAGGTGTACAGCGGGGCGGGGAACGTCGACTCGACCCGGTCGGGGTCGTGGGTCGCCGCGAAGGACCCCATCCCGCTGGACACGTTCACGACGACGGGGTTCTCCGCCCCGCGCAGCAGCGGCAGGAACGCGTGCGTCACCCGCACGATCCCGAACACGTTGACGTCGTAGACGGCCAGCGCGTCGGCGGCCGTCAGCTCGTCGGCCGGCACGTGCGGGCCGGGGACCCCGGCGTTGTTGATCAGGACGTCGATCGCCCCCTCGTGCGCCGCGACGTCGTCGGCCGCGGCCCGCACCGAGGCGTCGTCGGTGACGTCGATCCGCACGAACCGCGCGCCGAGGGCGTCGGCCGCGGCCTGCCCCCGCTGCGGGTCGCGGGCGCCGACGATCACGGTGTGCCCGGCCTCGATCAGGCGGCGGGCGGTCTCGTAGCCGAGGGACTTGTTGGCTCCGGTGATGAACGTGGTGGTCATGGCCCCACCCTGCGCCCGGGCACCGGCCCCAGCCAGTGCCCCCGGCGACGGTGGGACGGGCAGTACCAGGCTCCCGCCCCGCGACCGGGGCACGATGGGGACGTGGAGACCCTCGGCACCGCCCTGCGCCGCTGGCGCGACCGGCTCTCGCCCCTGGACGTGGGGCTGCCCGGGCGGGCCGGGCGCCGGGCGGCCGGGTTGCGCCGCGAGGAGCTGGCCGACCTGGCCGGCCTGTCGGTGGACTACGTGGTGCGCCTGGAGCAGGGCCGGGCGACGAGCCCCTCGGCGCAGGTCGTCGCCTCGCTGACCCGTGCGCTGCAGCTGGACCGGGCCGAACGCGACCACGCCTACCGCCTCGCCGGGTTGCTGCCCCCAGCGGACGGGACGGTCTCCCACCACGTGCCCGCCGGGGTGCAGCGCGTGCTGGCCCGGCTGCAGGAGTTCCCGGTCGGGGTGTTCGGCGCCGACTGGACGTTGCTGTCGTGGACGCCGGCGTGGACGGCGCTCATCGGGAACCCGGCGGGGCTGGAACCCGGGGGCCGCAACCTGGTCCGCGCGGTGTTCACCGAGGGCCCCGACGGCCTGGCGCGCTGGCCGGTCCGCCACGCCGACGCCGGGCTGCCGGCCGCGCTGGTCGCGGACCTGCGCACCGCGCTCGTCGACCACCCCCGCGACCGGGGCCTGCACGACCTCGTCGAGGAGCTGCGCCGGGACAGCCCCGAGTTCTCCCGGCTGTGGGACTCCGGCGCCGTGGGGCGGCACGTGTCGTCCCGCAAGACGATCGAGCACCCCGAGGTCGGGGACGTGACGTGCGACTGCGACGTCCTGACGACCCCGGGCTCGGACGTGCGGCTCGTCGTCTACAGCGCCGCGGCGGGTTCGCCCGACGCCGAGAAGCTGGAGTTCCTGCGCGTCACGGGTGGGCAGCTCGCCGGCGCGCCGTCCAGTCCAGCACCCGCTGCGCCTCCCACGTCGTGACGACCCGCTCGGCCGGGACCCCGCACTCCTCGGCGCGCGCGCACCCGTAGGGCTGCCAGTCGAGCTGCCCGGGCGCGTGCGCGTCGGTGGACAGCGTGAACAGGCAGCCCGCCTCGACGGCCCGGCGCAGCAGCGCCCGTGGCGGGTCGAGGCGCTCGGGGCGGGCGTTGATCTCCACCGCGACGTCGAACTCGACGCAGGCCGCGAACACCGCGTCGGCGTCGAACTCGCTGGGCGGGCGCCCCTTCTCCCCGACGCGCCCGTGGCCGCCCGTGACCATGCGCCCCGTGCAGTGCCCCAGGACGTCCACCCGCCCGGACCGGATCGCGGTGAGCATCCGCCGCGTCATGGCCTCGGCCGGCATCCGCAGCTTGGAGTGCACCGAGGCGACGACCACGTCCAGGCGGGCGAGCAGGTCCGGCGGGCAGTCCAGGACGCCGTCGGTGCCGATGTCGACCTCGATGCCGGACAGCAGGCGGAAGGGTTCCAGCGGCCCGGCCAGGGCGGCGATCTGCGCGAGCTGCTCCTCCCGGCGCACGCGGTCCAGCCCGTGCGCGACCTTCAGTCCCTCGGAGTGGTCGGTGACGGCGAGGTACTCGTGACCGAGCTCGGCGGCCGTGAACGCCATCTCGGCCAGCGGGCTGCCCCCGTCGCTGGCGTCGGTGTGCGCGTGCAGGTCCCCGCGCAGCTGCGCGCGCAACCCCTCCCCGCCCTCCACGAGCGGGCCGGCGGCGGCCTCCAGCGCCGCGAGCCGGTCCGGGGTGCCGCCGGCCGCGGCCTGGGTGACGATCTCGGCGGACGCCTTCCCGACGCCCTTGAGGTCGGCGAGGGTCCCGGCCGCCAGGCGCGCGTCGAACTCGTCGGCGTCCAGGGCCAGCAGGGCCGCGGCGGCCCCGCGGAACGCCTGGACCCGGAAACTGCTGGCTCGTTCGCGTTCGAGCAGGAACGCGGTGCGCCGCAACGCCTGCACGGGGTCCACGGGGAGTTCCTCCAGCCTGCCGGACGCGTCGGGGTGCGGGGTCCGGAACCACTCTGCACCATCGAGGTGTGCCCCGCCTGCGCCGCGTCTCGGTCTCCTCACCCGGTTTCTCCCGGCGCCGGCGCGGCACGGGCTGGACCTACCTCGACACCGCCGGCGACCCCGTCGTCGACCCCGTCGTCGTCGCCCGCGTCGACGCCCTGGCGATCCCGCCGGCCTACACCGACGTGTGGATCTGCCCGTACCCGAACGGCCACCTGCAGGCCGTCGGCACCGACGACCGCGGCCGGCGGCAGTACCGGTACCACGAGCAGTGGCGGCGCGAGCGGGACCGCGCCAAGCACGACCGCGTGCTGGAGGTCGCGGCGCGCCTGCCTGCGGCCCGCGAGCGCGTGGCCGCGCTCCTGGCCACCGGCGGCCTGACGCGCGAGCGGGTGCTGGCCGCGGCGTTCCGGCTCCTGGACCTGGGGTTCTTCCGCGTCGGCGGGGACGGCTACGCCGAGGAGAACGGCTCGTACGGCCTGGCGACGCTGCGGCGCGACCACGTCCACCGGCGCGGGGACGACCTGGTGTTCTCCTACGTCGCCAAGTCCGGCAAGGACCGCGTCGCGGTGGTCCACGACCCCGCGGTCGGCGACGTCGTGCGCGCCCTGAAGCGCCGGCGCGGGGGCGGGGACGACCTGCTCGTGTGGAAGCGGGCCGGCCGCGGGGGCTGGCACGACGTGACGGCCGACGACGTGAACGGGTTCCTGCGCGAGCTGATGGGTCCCGACGTCAGCGCGAAGGACTTCCGCACGTGGCACGCGACGGTGCTGGCGGCCGTGGCGCTCGCGGTGTCGCTGCCCGCGGCCGGGACGCCGACCGCCCGCCGGCGCGCGGTGGCGCGGGCCTGCGCGGAGGTCTCGGAGTACCTGGGCAACACCCCGGGCGTGTGCCGCAGCAGCTACGTCGACCCGCGGGTGATCGACCTGTTCGGCGACGGGGTGACGATCGCACCCGCCCTGGAGGACCTCGGCGCCGGTGGCTTCGGCCACCCCGCCACCCACGGCGCCGTCGAGCGGGCCGTGCTGGACCTGCTGCACACCGACCCCGACGCGGTCACGCGCTCGATCGCCCGTGGCCGGCGTCCCGTCGTGGCCTCGGACCGGTTGTCGGTGCCGGGGGCCGGCCGGGCGGCCTGAGCGGCGCTCCGGCGGGTGTCTGCAGCATCCTGCCGCGTCCCCTA is a genomic window containing:
- a CDS encoding DNA topoisomerase IB, with product MPRLRRVSVSSPGFSRRRRGTGWTYLDTAGDPVVDPVVVARVDALAIPPAYTDVWICPYPNGHLQAVGTDDRGRRQYRYHEQWRRERDRAKHDRVLEVAARLPAARERVAALLATGGLTRERVLAAAFRLLDLGFFRVGGDGYAEENGSYGLATLRRDHVHRRGDDLVFSYVAKSGKDRVAVVHDPAVGDVVRALKRRRGGGDDLLVWKRAGRGGWHDVTADDVNGFLRELMGPDVSAKDFRTWHATVLAAVALAVSLPAAGTPTARRRAVARACAEVSEYLGNTPGVCRSSYVDPRVIDLFGDGVTIAPALEDLGAGGFGHPATHGAVERAVLDLLHTDPDAVTRSIARGRRPVVASDRLSVPGAGRAA
- a CDS encoding helix-turn-helix transcriptional regulator, with the translated sequence METLGTALRRWRDRLSPLDVGLPGRAGRRAAGLRREELADLAGLSVDYVVRLEQGRATSPSAQVVASLTRALQLDRAERDHAYRLAGLLPPADGTVSHHVPAGVQRVLARLQEFPVGVFGADWTLLSWTPAWTALIGNPAGLEPGGRNLVRAVFTEGPDGLARWPVRHADAGLPAALVADLRTALVDHPRDRGLHDLVEELRRDSPEFSRLWDSGAVGRHVSSRKTIEHPEVGDVTCDCDVLTTPGSDVRLVVYSAAAGSPDAEKLEFLRVTGGQLAGAPSSPAPAAPPTS
- a CDS encoding PHP domain-containing protein, giving the protein MDPVQALRRTAFLLERERASSFRVQAFRGAAAALLALDADEFDARLAAGTLADLKGVGKASAEIVTQAAAGGTPDRLAALEAAAGPLVEGGEGLRAQLRGDLHAHTDASDGGSPLAEMAFTAAELGHEYLAVTDHSEGLKVAHGLDRVRREEQLAQIAALAGPLEPFRLLSGIEVDIGTDGVLDCPPDLLARLDVVVASVHSKLRMPAEAMTRRMLTAIRSGRVDVLGHCTGRMVTGGHGRVGEKGRPPSEFDADAVFAACVEFDVAVEINARPERLDPPRALLRRAVEAGCLFTLSTDAHAPGQLDWQPYGCARAEECGVPAERVVTTWEAQRVLDWTARRRAAHP
- a CDS encoding SDR family NAD(P)-dependent oxidoreductase, whose amino-acid sequence is MTTTFITGANKSLGYETARRLIEAGHTVIVGARDPQRGQAAADALGARFVRIDVTDDASVRAAADDVAAHEGAIDVLINNAGVPGPHVPADELTAADALAVYDVNVFGIVRVTHAFLPLLRGAENPVVVNVSSGMGSFAATHDPDRVESTFPAPLYTSSKSAVTMLTTQYAKALPDVKFNAADPGYTATDFNGHGGPQTVTEGTDAIVELATIGADGPTGQFRDRHGVVSW